The nucleotide sequence AAAATACTGAAAGGAATCCTCGAGGCCAGACTTGAGGGGCAGATTAAAAGCAAAGAAGAAGAGATAAAGTTTGTAAGGGAAAAATTCCCGATTTAGAGTTTTTATCCCAAATAATGCATTTAGAAAACCACAGAGACACAGAGGCACTGAGGATGAAGATAAGAAGATGAGAGGATAAGAAACTAAGAAGATAAGAAAGATAAAAAAAGCTCAACTTTCAAACTTCTTAACTTCTCAGCTTCTTAGTCCTCTGTGTCTCTGTGCCTCAGTGGTTATTCTTTATCTCTGTAGTTTTATTAAAATTTATCTCTGTGTCCTCTGTGGTCAATTGCATTTTTCGGGTTGAAATCTCTCCGTTCAGCCTCCCGCTGCGGAAACCCTGAAGGTCAAGAGAAATAAATTTATAGCCAAGTGATTTAAAAAATACAATCACCTTTGTCCTCACATCCTCCCTGACAAGCAGATGTAACTCTTCAGGCATTACCTCAATCCTCGCAGTCTCTCCGTAATCCCTGACCCTCAACTCCCTCAATCCAAACCCCTTCAAATAATCCTCAGCCTTCAGGACTCGTTCGAGACCTTCTGCTGTAATCCTGTGTCCATAGGGAAACCTCGAAGACAGGCATGGTGTAGCAGGTTTATCCCATGTTGGAAGGCCGAGCCTAAAAGAAATATCCCTCACCTCTTTTTTCCCTATCCGGGCTTCAAGAAGTGGGCTCCTTACTCTTAACTCTATTGCAGCATGCCTTCCAGGCCGCCAGTCCTGAAGGTCATCGGCATTTGTCCCATCAAGGACATAACGGTAGTCTTCTTTTGCGGCCATCTCAGAAAGCTTTCCGAACAACTCTTTTTTGCAGTAATAGCATCTGTCAGGCGGATTGCTGGAAAAATTATTATCTTTAAGTTCCTCTGTGTGTATTATTCTGTGCCTGACATTAATAGAAGATGCTATTGCCCTTGCAAATGAAAGCTCATCAGGAGGAAAGCTCTCAGAGGAAGCAGTTACTGCAAGGACATTGTTGCCGAGTGCCATGGAAGCTGCCTTTAAAACGAGGGTGCTATCCACCCCACCTGAATAAGCAACTATAACCTTATCCATCTCGCGGATAATGCTTACAAGGAGTCCAAGCTTGTCCATGAGCTAAAGTACAACTATCTCGTAGTGTTCCTGATGCAGGTTTTTATCGGCCTTCACAATGACCTTAAAACCATGGTGTTTTTCTATCTCTTCGAGCCCTTCTCTCTCTTCATCATAAAGGAGGTCTGCCACTGAAGGATGGGCTGTAATCATAATCTTACCTCCAGGTTTTTCTGAACCTAATCTCCTTAATTCTCTAAATATTTCATAGCATACTGTCGTTGGAGATTTTACAAAACCCTTGCCCTCACAGTAAGGGCATTGTTCACAGAGGGTTCGTCCAAGACTTTCTCTCACCCTCTTTCTCGTCATTTCAATAAGACCGAGTTCTGAGACCTGAAGAATAGTGCTCTTTGCTCTATCCTTGCTCATTATCTCCTGGAATGTTGAGAAGAGCTTTTTTCTGTTCTCCTCTTTTTCCATATCTATAAAGTCTATTATGATTATTCCGCCGAGGTTTCTCAGCCTTATCTGATAGGCAATCTCTTTTACCGCTTCTAAATTTGTCTTGAGTATTGTATCCTCAAGACTCGCTTTCCCAACAAATTTGCCGGTATTTATATCTATTGCTGTCAAGGCCTCTGTCTGGTCAATGACAATATAGCCGCCGGACTTCAGCCATATTCGCCTTCCAAGTGCCCTCGATATTTCCATCTCAATACCAAAAAAGTCAAAGATCGGCTCGCTGCCGTCGTAAAACTCGATCTTCGAAGCAAGTTTCGGAAAATATGTATTAAGAAACTCTATTATCCTTTTATATTCCCCCTCGGAATCAATTACAAGCCTGCGCACCTCATGGCTGAGGAGGTCCCTGACGCTTCTGAAGACAAGGTCGAGGTCGCTGTAAAGGAGGTAAGGCGGGACAACTTTATTCCTCTTCTCATGGATGTTCTCCCACAGAAGGACTAAAAAATCCATATCCTTTTTTATCTCTTCTTCGGTACAGCCCTCACTGGCTGTCCTGATAATAAAACCAAAACCTGAAGGTCTAAGGCGATTAACCATCTCCTTGAGTCTGAGTTTTTCTGCCTCGTTTGAAATCCGTCTCGACACACCTATATGCTCAACCCCGGGCATCAAGACAAGGTATCTTCCTGGTATAGTTATATAAGAAGTCACCCTCGCCCCTTTGCTCCCGATGGGGTCCTTTGAAACCTGCACAAGGATTTCCTGACCATCCTGAAGTATTTCTTCGATAGGGAGGTTAAGAGGCCTTGCCTCTTCCTCTAACTCTTCAAGGAATATCGGGGAATCAAGGCCAGAATATATATCTGCAACATGAAGGAATGCAGCCTTCTCAAGGCCTATATCCACAAAAGCTGACTGCATCCCTGGAAGGATCCTTACCACCCTGCCTTTATATATGTTGCCTACAAGACTTGCATCTTTTTTTCTTTCGATATAAAGATCGCAAAGCTGTCCAGCCTCAAGAAGGGCTACCCGCGTCTCTTCCCTGCCTGCATTGATTATTATCTCATCAGCCATAACTTCTCACCGCCTATGGGTTCCAGCCACTCTTCTACGCCCTGGCGCACATCCGATTCAAAACCACATATATTAACTCTTTTTACAGATAACCTCTGAACCTCATTTACAGGTTTTTGAAAAAGTGCAGCCAGTAACTCAAAAAGCCTGACTTTTACTCCTCCTTTATCCACTAATGTAAGATAAAGGTTTTCACCCTTGACCACCGCATCTTTCACCATTGGTCTGAGATTTACCTCTTTACCATCCCTTTTTATAAAAAAGACAGGGTTTTCCAAAAAATCTTGAATCTTGCCCTGAATTTGATTCAGGGTTGAATCTTGAATCTCCTCATTTATCGTTATTTCATATTTATAGCATGAGATAAAATTATTCAGTGATGGTTCTCCTTGTTTTATTGTCATAACACCTCTAATCCTTAATCCTTCAGGAAGTGTCCTGTTCATTCTTTCCACAATGTCATCAGCATCAATATAATGGTAAACTTCCATATCAAAATATTCTTCGAGTCCTTCGACACCAACAGGAAGGGCGGGTCCAAATGATACTTTCGGGTGAGGATGAAACCCGCTGGTATAAACCAGTGGCGCCTTAGCCCTCCTCAGTGCCCTCTGAATTGCTGCCATTACTTCAAGATGGGAAAGATATCGCAGTGTCCCTGTCTTTGAAAACTGAACCCTTAACCGAATCGGTTTCTTAAGTCGTGAGTCTTGAGTCGTAAGTCTTAAGTCTTTTGTTGACTCATGACTGCTGACTGCCGACTGTTGACTGTTGACTGTTGTCTTACATGTGAGCCCACAATCATAACACCTGTTCCTGCAATTTAGGGTTATCTCACCTTTTAGTGCCTTTTTGTATTCTGTTGCCAAAAATTCTTTTCTGATCCCTGAGTTTATCATGTCCCACGGAAGCCATGAGTCCACATCTAATGCCCTCGAAGCATAACTGTACAGGTCGAGATTTATCTTTTCCGCAGCAACAAGCCATTTATCAAAACAAAAGGTGTCAGACCACCCATCAAAGCGGCACCCGAGGGCCCATGCAGCCTCAATAAGAGAAGCAATCTTACCATCACCCCTTGCAAATACAGCCTCGAGAAGGCTCATCTCAGGCTTGTGTCCCTTGAAATTAAAGCCCCTTCTCTGCAATGCATCTTTGAGAAACCCCTGTCTCATTTTTAATTCTTCGAAAGAAACCTGGCCGAGCCACTGAAATGGCGTATGTGCCTTCGGGACAAAAGGCGATACGCCAACATTTATATTAATACGTCGGTTAGCAGTCTTACGGGCATTCTCTACCATATCGATAATCCCTTCGATATCCCTCGCTTCTTCTGTAGGAAGACCTATCATGAAGTAAAGTTTAATGCCCTTCCACCCTTCACTGGAAATGACCCTCAGGGCCTCAAAGTATTCATCTTCGCTAAAATCCTTGTTAATTACCTTTCTGAGCCTTTTGCTACCAGCCTCTGGCGCAATAGTAAAACCCGTCTTCCTGACACTTTTTATCTCCTTCGCGACATCCCTGTTAACAGCCCCAACCCTCAGGGATGGAAGCGATATTGCAATATTATCTCCAGCAAATCTCCTGTTAAAGGCTCGTATCAGAGGCAGCAGACAGCTATAATCTCCAGTGCTCAGTGATGTAAAAGAAACCTCTTCGTAACCTGTGTTTAAAATAGATTTCTGAGCTAAGGCTAAAATTTTCTCAGGACTCCTCTCCCTCAAAGGCCTGTATATCATTCCTGCCTGACAGAAACGGCATCCCCTTGTGCATCCCCTTGATATCTCAATGGCGATTCTGTCGTGCACAATGGAGGTATATGGCACTATTGGGTTTTCGGGGAATGGGGCATCATCGAGAGATTCAACAATCCTTCTTTTGATCCTCACACCATTATCAGTGCTATGAACCAGCGGGACATAAACTCCTTCCACCTGAGATAATGCCTTTAAGAGATTCTCTTTTCTCATATCTCGGTACGAGTCGATTCCGACTTCGTCCTGCCATCTTTTATATAAATCTACAATTTCCCTTATGACCTCCTCTCCATCGCCAACAACAAAGGCATCTATAAATGGGGCAAGGGGCAGCGGGTTCATTGCGCATGGCCCGCCTGCAATGATAAGGGGATAGCCTCTATCCGCCTCGGTACGAGTCGATTCCGACATCCTGTCTTCTGTCCTTATAGGGATTCCGCCCAGGTCAAGCATATTAAGGACATTGGTATAGGAAAGTTCATACTGGAGGCTGAAGCCCACAATATTGAAATCCCTTAAAGGTCTGTTGCCTTCGAGAGAGCAGAGGGGCAAGCCTTTCTGTCTGAGAAATGCCTCATAATCAATCCACGGTGCATACACCCTTTCTGCAGAGGCATAAGGGATACTATTTATAATCGAATAGAGGATTTTAAGCCCTATATGGGACATGCCTATTTCATATGTATCCGGGAAACACAGGGCAACCTTTATCAGCGCATCCTTGTGAATGCTGTTTACCTCGCTGTTAACATATCTGCTCGGTTTCTGGAAATTTACTATATTCACAGGCATTAGCCATTATCTCATATAGAACTAAAAAATGGGAAGTGAGAAATGAGAACTGGGGGGATCGGCTCGAAACAATTGCAGAAATCAATAAAACAAGGCAAATCTTCTCGTCCTTACATTTATTAAAATTCCGACAGCAATGAAATCTGAGAGCAGGGCAGTGCCTCCGTAACTCATGAAGGGCAGCGGCAGGCCAACAATGGGCATCATTCCGAGGGTCATACCGACATTTATGACAAAGTAGAAAGTCAACATTATTGTGACGCCCAGGGCAAGAAAACTCCCGAAGGGATCCCTTGCCCTTCTTCCTGTATCAAGGCCCCTCAAAAAAATAAAAAGATATATGATGAACAAACCAATACTTCCCATAAAACCCCATTCTTCAGCAAAAATCGAGAAAATAAAATCAGTATGTCCCTCAGGCAAAAATCTCAAAGACCCCTGTGTGCCTTCTAAATAACCTTTCCCGAGAAATCCACCCGAACCTATTGATACCTTTGACTGATTTATATGATAACCAATGCCGAGGGGATCGACCTGTGGTTCTACAAAGGCCACAATTCTGTTCTTCTGATATTCCTTCAGTCCTCCCCAGAAAATGTGGCCCATAAAGGGCACAGCGATGATCCCTATAATGAGAATCAACACAAAAAACTTCTTTCTGATACCTGCTGCCATAGCCATGCCGAGAGAGATAAAGACCAACATCAGGGCGGTCCCGAGATGCGGCTGTTTTAAAATAACAATTATCGGAGGCAGGAGAAAGAAAAAACTTATCTTTGCTATCTCTTTAAAGCCGAGCGTTGTTCCCTGTCCAAGGTTTGTCAGGTACTTAGAGAAAGCGATAATAAAAAAGATTTTAAAAAATTCTGATGGCTGGAAAGATAAAGGCCCAAGTGGCAGCCACCGTTGAGCTCCCATCCCCTGTTTGCCTACAAAAAGCACAAGAACAAGAAGAATAAATCCAATTACAAACAATGGATAGGCAAATTTCTCAAACCATCTATAATCAATACTTACAACAAGGATAAAACAGAGCAGGCTAATACCCAGCCAGTAAACTTGCTTTATATAAAAAGATGGATGTTCTGAACCTGGAAGGGGTCTCGTGGCGCTATAAATCGTCATTATCCCTATAAGGGAGACGATTGTCACAAGGGCAAATGTAATCCAGTCAAAATTTTTTAAAAGCCGTCTGTCTATCATTTGTCATTTATCATTTGTAACTTGTTATTTTCATAAAATGCCTCTATGACCTTTTTTGCTATAGGGGCTGCAGCCGCTCCTCCATGGCCTCCGTGCTCCACAAAGACAGAAAGTGCAATCTGCGGGTCCTCAACAGGAGCAAAGGCCACAAACCATGCATGGTCACGGAGTTTTTTCGGCAGGGCATGAGATTGTTTTCTGATACTCACAACCTGAGCAGTCCCTGTTTTGCCGCCTATATGCAAAAGGCTTGAACGTGCCCGGCCGCCTGTGCCTCCTGCTTCTCCGACAACTCCCTGCAAGCCATTTCTTACTGTATCGAGACTTCCTGCATTTACTTTGCTATTTCCCACAAACTCTACGCCCGAATCTTTTATAAGATGTGGTTTGTAAATTTTTCCACCATTGGCAACTATAGACGTAAGCAATGCCATCTGTATGGGAGTCGTAGAGATATATCCCTGGCCTATAGCAACACTGAGAGTCTCTCCTTGAAACCATTGCTCTTTCCTGGTTTTAAGCTTCCACTGCGTTGAAGGTACAATCCCGGATTTTTCATTCAAGAACTCCAGACCAACAGGTTTTCCAAGCCCGAATCTCTCTGCATATTCAGCTATTTTGTCAATGCCGAGTCTCTTACCCACCTCGTAAAAGTATATATCGCATGATTCAACAATTGCACGGTGCAGGGACACAGTGCCATGGCCCCCGGGTTTCCAGCATCTGAAACCCCTTTTACCCATAGCGATTACACCGGTACAGTTGACCTCTGTATTCCTTGTTATCACTCCCTCTTCAAGACCGGCAATCGCAGTAATAATCTTAAATGTAGAGCCGGGAGGGTACTGGCTCTGCAACGCCCTGTTCAATAATGGCTTCTGAGGGTCATTCAAGAGTTTCACCCACTCCCTGGGTTCTATGCCTCTGGAGAAAAGGTTCGGGTTAAATGGCGGGCTGCTGGCAAGGGTAAGTATTTCGCCTGTATTAGGGTCAAGGGCCACAATAGCTCCTGCCTCACTCTTTAATGCCTCCTCTGCTGTCTTCTGAAGTGTTATATCAAGAGTAAGAGTTATATCATCTCCTTTAACAGGCTCCTCCATGCCGACAACTTTAA is from Nitrospirota bacterium and encodes:
- the larE gene encoding ATP-dependent sacrificial sulfur transferase LarE, producing the protein MDKLGLLVSIIREMDKVIVAYSGGVDSTLVLKAASMALGNNVLAVTASSESFPPDELSFARAIASSINVRHRIIHTEELKDNNFSSNPPDRCYYCKKELFGKLSEMAAKEDYRYVLDGTNADDLQDWRPGRHAAIELRVRSPLLEARIGKKEVRDISFRLGLPTWDKPATPCLSSRFPYGHRITAEGLERVLKAEDYLKGFGLRELRVRDYGETARIEVMPEELHLLVREDVRTKVIVFFKSLGYKFISLDLQGFRSGRLNGEISTRKMQLTTEDTEINFNKTTEIKNNH
- a CDS encoding Rne/Rng family ribonuclease, with product MADEIIINAGREETRVALLEAGQLCDLYIERKKDASLVGNIYKGRVVRILPGMQSAFVDIGLEKAAFLHVADIYSGLDSPIFLEELEEEARPLNLPIEEILQDGQEILVQVSKDPIGSKGARVTSYITIPGRYLVLMPGVEHIGVSRRISNEAEKLRLKEMVNRLRPSGFGFIIRTASEGCTEEEIKKDMDFLVLLWENIHEKRNKVVPPYLLYSDLDLVFRSVRDLLSHEVRRLVIDSEGEYKRIIEFLNTYFPKLASKIEFYDGSEPIFDFFGIEMEISRALGRRIWLKSGGYIVIDQTEALTAIDINTGKFVGKASLEDTILKTNLEAVKEIAYQIRLRNLGGIIIIDFIDMEKEENRKKLFSTFQEIMSKDRAKSTILQVSELGLIEMTRKRVRESLGRTLCEQCPYCEGKGFVKSPTTVCYEIFRELRRLGSEKPGGKIMITAHPSVADLLYDEEREGLEEIEKHHGFKVIVKADKNLHQEHYEIVVL
- a CDS encoding TIGR03960 family B12-binding radical SAM protein translates to MPVNIVNFQKPSRYVNSEVNSIHKDALIKVALCFPDTYEIGMSHIGLKILYSIINSIPYASAERVYAPWIDYEAFLRQKGLPLCSLEGNRPLRDFNIVGFSLQYELSYTNVLNMLDLGGIPIRTEDRMSESTRTEADRGYPLIIAGGPCAMNPLPLAPFIDAFVVGDGEEVIREIVDLYKRWQDEVGIDSYRDMRKENLLKALSQVEGVYVPLVHSTDNGVRIKRRIVESLDDAPFPENPIVPYTSIVHDRIAIEISRGCTRGCRFCQAGMIYRPLRERSPEKILALAQKSILNTGYEEVSFTSLSTGDYSCLLPLIRAFNRRFAGDNIAISLPSLRVGAVNRDVAKEIKSVRKTGFTIAPEAGSKRLRKVINKDFSEDEYFEALRVISSEGWKGIKLYFMIGLPTEEARDIEGIIDMVENARKTANRRININVGVSPFVPKAHTPFQWLGQVSFEELKMRQGFLKDALQRRGFNFKGHKPEMSLLEAVFARGDGKIASLIEAAWALGCRFDGWSDTFCFDKWLVAAEKINLDLYSYASRALDVDSWLPWDMINSGIRKEFLATEYKKALKGEITLNCRNRCYDCGLTCKTTVNSQQSAVSSHESTKDLRLTTQDSRLKKPIRLRVQFSKTGTLRYLSHLEVMAAIQRALRRAKAPLVYTSGFHPHPKVSFGPALPVGVEGLEEYFDMEVYHYIDADDIVERMNRTLPEGLRIRGVMTIKQGEPSLNNFISCYKYEITINEEIQDSTLNQIQGKIQDFLENPVFFIKRDGKEVNLRPMVKDAVVKGENLYLTLVDKGGVKVRLFELLAALFQKPVNEVQRLSVKRVNICGFESDVRQGVEEWLEPIGGEKLWLMR
- the rodA gene encoding rod shape-determining protein RodA, whose translation is MIDRRLLKNFDWITFALVTIVSLIGIMTIYSATRPLPGSEHPSFYIKQVYWLGISLLCFILVVSIDYRWFEKFAYPLFVIGFILLVLVLFVGKQGMGAQRWLPLGPLSFQPSEFFKIFFIIAFSKYLTNLGQGTTLGFKEIAKISFFFLLPPIIVILKQPHLGTALMLVFISLGMAMAAGIRKKFFVLILIIGIIAVPFMGHIFWGGLKEYQKNRIVAFVEPQVDPLGIGYHINQSKVSIGSGGFLGKGYLEGTQGSLRFLPEGHTDFIFSIFAEEWGFMGSIGLFIIYLFIFLRGLDTGRRARDPFGSFLALGVTIMLTFYFVINVGMTLGMMPIVGLPLPFMSYGGTALLSDFIAVGILINVRTRRFALFY
- the mrdA gene encoding penicillin-binding protein 2, whose product is MEKRIKLGAYIILIVFAIFILRLWQLQVIKGREYRELAEQNRLRVVKIPAARGIIYDRNGVPFVRNVPSFDVSVIREYLPKDRETLSALGKLIGLSGDEIQDRLRKAAVYPYEPVKLKIAVPWQEVAKVEVRKVDFPGLQVDVEVSREYINGTLASHIIGHLGRLTPEQSKKPDYKDVPHRALIGQWGLEMIYDKVLRGTAGGKLIEVDAIGREIKVVGMEEPVKGDDITLTLDITLQKTAEEALKSEAGAIVALDPNTGEILTLASSPPFNPNLFSRGIEPREWVKLLNDPQKPLLNRALQSQYPPGSTFKIITAIAGLEEGVITRNTEVNCTGVIAMGKRGFRCWKPGGHGTVSLHRAIVESCDIYFYEVGKRLGIDKIAEYAERFGLGKPVGLEFLNEKSGIVPSTQWKLKTRKEQWFQGETLSVAIGQGYISTTPIQMALLTSIVANGGKIYKPHLIKDSGVEFVGNSKVNAGSLDTVRNGLQGVVGEAGGTGGRARSSLLHIGGKTGTAQVVSIRKQSHALPKKLRDHAWFVAFAPVEDPQIALSVFVEHGGHGGAAAAPIAKKVIEAFYENNKLQMINDK